The genome window CATGAGGGAAGGAAAAGAGGAAGGTAAGCTGGAAGAAAGGAAAGAATTTACTATTAAGCTATTATCAAAAAAATTTGGTGAAAAGCTGACATCAGAATTAAAAGAAAAGATTAGGAACACAGATGAAAAAACAATAAATTACATAGGAGATAATCTATTAGAAATAACCATAGATGAATTAAAAGAAGTTCTGAAATAAAAGTATAAAACTTTCTAAATAAGTATTAATTTACCTCTTGCAATAGATTTAGGTTTAATTCCCCTCTTGAGAGGTATGTGGGTTTAAATTCCCCTTCGAGGAAGGGGAATTGAACGTGAGATGTTTTATGGTAAGAAGTTTGATTCTCTTGAAGATTTAGAACAAGCTATTCACGAATACATTGATTTTTATAACAACCGTAGGTTCCAGAAAAAACTCGGATGCCTGGCTCCTGTTGAGTTCAGAAACCAAGCATCCAATTGTATATAGTTTTTTATTAATTTTTGTGTCTACTTGACATGGGGCAGTTCAGGTATGTGGGTTTAAATTCCCCTTCGAGGAAGGGGAATTGAACGTGAGATGTTTTATGGTAAGAAGTTTGATTCTCTTGAAGAATTAGAACAAGCAATACACAAATATATTAAATTTTATAACGAAGATAGATTCCAGAAAAAACTTGGATGCCTGGCTCCCGTTGAGTTCAGAAACCAAGCATCCAGTTGTATATAGTTTTTTATTAATTTTTGTGTCTACTTGACATAGGGGAGTTCATTATGATATGAAGCTTTTTATAGAATTAATTATCTATATTATAGGGTATTTAATAGCTATTCTATTTAATTTATAAACCACCTTATTGGCATAATATTCGTTACCTCCACCGTTATACCAACCTATTGCTTTGTATGCATCACCATGACTATCCAGTAAATATTTTATATACGCAGTTCCAACAAATATATTGTATCTGGGATCAAATAATAATCTTTCTTCAATCCAATCTATAGATGTTTCACTATAATTTAAAGATTCAAATAGATCATAGTATTTT of Petrotoga sp. 9PW.55.5.1 contains these proteins:
- a CDS encoding DUF4351 domain-containing protein encodes the protein MREGKEEGKLEERKEFTIKLLSKKFGEKLTSELKEKIRNTDEKTINYIGDNLLEITIDELKEVLK
- a CDS encoding IS3 family transposase — encoded protein: MFYGKKFDSLEDLEQAIHEYIDFYNNRRFQKKLGCLAPVEFRNQASNCI
- a CDS encoding IS3 family transposase, with the protein product MFYGKKFDSLEELEQAIHKYIKFYNEDRFQKKLGCLAPVEFRNQASSCI